In Cyprinus carpio isolate SPL01 chromosome B16, ASM1834038v1, whole genome shotgun sequence, the following are encoded in one genomic region:
- the LOC109058107 gene encoding nibrin-like yields the protein MWKLKPTESGGESIVLLPGQEYVVGRKNCEILLSSDQSISRVHANLSVTEQAVTLKDSSKYGTFINGEKLATGSTKILQTGDKITFGVFQSKFSLEKECVVVCSSCVDNEGKASLSQDLRFIGGRLVNSWTLDCTHLVMPTVKVTIKTICALLCCRPIVKPEFFSAFSKAVQQKLPLPKAEKFRPQIDEPSLAKEDVDLSARPERKSLFKGKTFLFLNSKQMKRLSQAVSCGGGVSQLLDEGSLPISLLESSSTCVVDMTSGNSQALIPPAFKKSVYTLSHILHTCVNGLRFITESEIGLAAIHVNNKTYCNPCCSMQSESVTVKPVIAAATLSQNTAVDETALVAPSQNITAYVVNTELSQDQSRVVTSGINTVGETPEKTLPKHKGSTLSAANKPSSLGPEPSSTRFVNETVMSSESFSVVEPEQRMKKSSASSGRGRVEPEGSVKLTAPPNASSTLKRSPQKQTALTNFFQPAGKKRPREDGSVQSDAKLSRKDSEVKEDEIQQSSFASRSHKASHTAQNQHSSVSRSKFSASLVQACGSSQSSGSKKRKEPEQDTPSAPEKPAAAADLDMSLEELESIMSDEMDEPLQSAANKKQRLESGTNSRINNPQLPNQQEGTESKSSKSTKNQQSSANNIQNLQLDRTGPAATNQGSERQSKRSSNQTPDLEAHSSAKKGKRPELEEVKEEEVSFVVNSRTQNDISQHCEPAVRQEMQASTSKSGSVNDPELPKRLLQIQFMSLTVSTSSRPRPSPLQTNDPNDKNVKRFCKKNVPGFNGLPNIIGGSDLVAYNRSKNSELEEWLRQAAEEEKRNEREEILGDDLFRYNPRLAKK from the exons ATGTGGAAACTGAAACCAACCGAGTCTGGAG GGGAAAGTATCGTTCTGCTGCCGGGTCAGGAGTATGTGGTCGGCCGTAAGAACTGTGAGATCTTGCTGTCCAGTGATCAGTCCATCAGCCGTGTGCATGCCAACCTCAGCGTCACTGAGCAG GCGGTCACTCTAAAAGACAGCTCTAAATATGGCACTTTCATCAATGGTGAGAAGCTTGCGACTGGCTCCACAAAGATCCTGCAGACAGGAGACAAAATCACATTTGGAGTCTTTCAGAGCAAGTTCAG TTTGGAGAAagagtgtgttgtggtgtgttccTCATGTGTCGATAATGAAGGGAAAGCCTCCCTCTCTCAAGATTTGCGCTTTATTGGGGGGCGACTTGTCAACTCCTGGACACTTGACTGCACTCACCTCGTCATGCCCACAGTAAAGGTCACCATAAAG ACAATCTGTGCATTGCTGTGCTGTCGGCCCATAGTGAAACCTGAATTCTTCAGTGCATTTAGTAAAGCTGTGCAGCAGAAGCTCCCGCTGCCTAAAGCCGAGAA ATTTAGGCCTCAGATTGATGAGCCCAGCCTGGCTAAAGAGGATGTGGATCTGAGTGCGCGACCTGAGAGAAAGAGCCTCTTCAAGGggaaaacttttctgtttttgaacTCAAAACAG ATGAAGCGTTTGAGTCAGGCGGTGAGTTGTGGAGGTGGGGTGAGCCAGCTTTTGGACGAGGGCTCTCTGCCCATTTCACTCTTGGAGTCAAGCAGCACCTGTGTGGTCGACATGACATCGGGGAACTCCCAGGCTCTGATCCCTCCAGCCTTCAAGAAGAGTGTGTATACTCTGTCCCACATACTccacacatgtgt AAACGGCTTGCGCTTTATCACTGAATCTGAGATTGGATTGGCTGCCATTCACgtcaataataaaacatactgcaatccCTGCTGTTCTATGCAATCTG AATCGGTGACAGTGAAACCAGTCATTGCTGCAGCAACACTTTCTCAGAACACTGCTGTAGATGAGACGGCACTCGTGGCACCTTCCCAGAATATCACAGCCTATGTGGTCAACACTGAACTCTCTCAGGACCAGAGCAG GGTGGTTACAAGTGGGATCAATACAGTTGGTGAGACTCCAGAGAAGACACTCCCTAAACACAAGGGCTCCACACTGTCAGCGGCAAACAAACCCTCATCCCTCGGCCCAGAACCTTCCTCTACTCGCTTTGTCAATGAGACAGTGATGTCATCTGAAAGCTTCAGTGTGGTTGAACCTGAGCAGAGGATGAAGAAAAGTTCTGCTTCCTCTGGCAGGGGGCGAGTTGAACCTGAAGGTTCTGTGAAATTGACAGCACCTCCAAATGCCAGCAGCACACTAAAACGGTCTCCCCAAAAACAGACAGCCCTCACAAACTTCTTCCAGCCTGCCGGCAAGAAAAG GCCACGTGAAGACGGTTCTGTCCAGTCAGACGCCAAACTCTCCAGAAAAGACAGTGAGGTTAAAGAGGATGAGATCCAGCAAAGTTCCTTTGCCAGTAGATCTCACAAAGCATCACATACAGCCCAAAACCAACACAGCTCAGTGTCACGATCTAAGTTCAGTGCCAGTCTGGTTCAAGCTTGTGGGTCCAGTCAAAGCTCTGGCAGCAAGAAgagaaaggaaccagagcaagACACCCCATCGGCCCCCGAGAAACCTGCAGCAGCCGCTGATTTAGATATGTCACTTGAAGAGCTCGAGTCCATAATGTCCGATGAAATGGACGAGCCTCTGCAGTCCGCAGCTAATAAAAAACAACGTCTTGAGTCAGGAACAAACAGCAGAATCAATAACCCACAATTACCGAATCAGCAAGAGGGCACCGAGTCCAAAAGCAGCAAAAGCACAAAGAATCAGCAAAGCAGTGCCAACAATATTCAGAACTTGCAGCTGGATAGAACAGGCCCAGCTGCAACAAATCAGGGCTCTGAGAGGCAGTCAAAGAGGTCATCAAATCAAACGCCAGATCTGGAAGCACATAGTTCAGCCAAGAAGGGAAAAAGACCAGAACTTGAAGAGGTCAAAGAAGAGGAAGTGTCTTTTGTTGTG AATTCAAGGacccaaaatgacatttcccagCACTGTGAGCCTGCAGTCAGACAGGAAATGCAG GCCTCAACCTCCAAATCTGGATCGGTGAATGACCCTGAGCTGCCCAAAAGGCTCCTACAGATTCAGTTCATGTCCCTGACTGTCAGCACCTCTTCCAGACCAAGACCCAGTCCACTACAGACCAATGACCCTAATGACAAGAATGTGAAAAGGTTCTGCAAG AAAAATGTCCCTGGATTTAATGGGCTGCCTAACATTATCGGAGGCTCGGATCTGGTGGCTTACAATCGCAGTAAGAACTCTGAACTGGAGGAATGGCTCAGACAGGCAGCAGAG gaGGAAAAAAGGAATGAACGGGAGGAGATTTTGGGAGATGATTTGTTCAG gtacaACCCTAGACtggcaaagaaataa
- the LOC109057734 gene encoding oxidative stress-induced growth inhibitor 2-like yields MPLLEEGSVPRDCTRTVPVVIIGNGPSGICLSYLLSGYTPYLDPMAVHPNPILYRKLQEAKQLPITEQDLEFLCEGLEGRSGNPVAVLFDTLLHPNADLGFEFPSVLQWRMEKKHNIPHLILGKATPGGAWQAMEGSMLTISLGVWMELPGVNYKDLTSGKRRSVSNDRATPDEISSYYKNYVKLMGLQKNFVDNTYVTSVQKLHRSHEKTLGNDKYTVNGQLNGVKKRFDYSNKNSTDNGQNGLVNGFSNELQNGMENNSRSGDIGEEDEDKRGKERVRESTGVSQGLSQGLWEVRGYQQLQGDTHVPFSLFAENVVLATGASDSPARLGVEGEDLPYVFHSVRDLGVAVSCHGKLGSSSDPVLVVGAGLSAADAVLCTLNHRVSVLHAFRKRADDPGLIFKQLPKTLYPEYHRVYHMMCSQVYPASPVANPTSSSPSLFPDYTSFPEHCVLSFQPDMHCVMRGSNGVLRVFKVSMVLVLIGTYPNLFFLKEQGQYLGLDPSRPISCRQNPIDINPYTFECNAEPGLFAMGPLVGDNFVRFLKGGALGIASCLRKRLKQRIEKNRKLITEEEGCGRREREGSGGRGGGFV; encoded by the exons ATGCCTCTGTTAGAAGAAGGTTCTGTGCCGAGGGACTGTACTCGAACTGTGCCGGTAGTCATCATTG GTAACGGTCCTTCCGGTATATGCTTGTCGTACCTTCTGAGTGGGTATACTCCTTATTTAGATCCAATGGCTGTGCACCCAAACCCTATTCTCTATCGTAAACTACAGGAAGCCAAGCAGCTTCCCATCACTGAACAG GATTTGGAGTTTCTTTGCGAAGGTTTAGAGGGGCGTTCAGGAAACCCTGTGGCAGTGCTCTTCGACACACTCCTTCATCCAAATGCAGATTTGGGCTTTGAGTTCCCTTCTGTACTGCAGTGGAGGATGGAAAAGAAACATAACATTCCTCATCTGATCTTGGGAAAAGCTACACCTGGTGGTGCCTGG CAAGCAATGGAAGGTTCAATGCTGACCATTAGTCTTGGTGTATGGATGGAGTTACCAGGAGTCAACTATAAAGATTTGACCTCAGGCAAAAGGAG GTCGGTGTCCAATGATCGAGCCACTCCAGATGAGATCTCTTCATACTACAAAAATTATGTCAAGCTCATGGGTCTCCAGAAGAACTTTGTGGACAATACTTATGTCACCTCTGTTCAAAAACTTCACCGCAGTCATGAAAAAACTCTTGGAAATGACAAGTACACTGTAAATGGTCAGCTGAATGGTGTGAAAAAACGGTTTGATTATTCCAATAAGAACAGCACTGACAATGGTCAGAATGGACTGGTAAATGGGTTTAGCAATGAGTTACAAAATGGAATGGAGAATAACAGTAGAAGTGGTGATATTGGGGAGGAGGATGAAGATAAAAGAGgcaaagaaagagtgagagagagtacTGGGGTTTCCCAAGGACTTTCTCAGGGACTCTGGGAGGTCAGGGGCTACCAGCAGCTCCAAGGTGACACTCATGTCCCATTTAGCTTATTTGCCGAGAATGTTGTCTTAGCAACAGGGGCATCTGACTCTCCAGCTCGACTGGGAGTTGAGGGGGAGGATCTCCCTTATGTGTTCCACAGTGTACGTGACCTTGGGGTGGCTGTCAGCTGTCATGGTAAACTGGGCTCTTCCTCTGACCCTGTGCTAGTAGTGGGGGCGGGGCTTAGCGCAGCGGATGCAGTGCTGTGTACCCTGAACCATAGGGTCTCCGTGTTGCATGCATTCCGCAAGCGCGCTGATGACCCGGGTCTCATCTTCAAACAGTTGCCAAAGACACTTTACCCTGAATATCACAGGGTCTACCACATGATGTGTTCCCAAGTTTACCCAGCATCCCCCGTTGCCAATCCCACATCTTCTAGTCCATCTTTGTTCCCTGACTACACCAGCTTCCCTGAGCACTGTGTGCTCTCCTTCCAGCCTGACATGCACTGTGTCATGAGGGGATCCAATGGTGTCCTTAGAGTCTTCAAAGTCTCTATGGTGCTAGTTCTTATCGGGACCTATCCAAACTTGTTTTTCTTGAAGGAGCAAGGGCAGTACCTTGGTTTGGACCCCAGTAGGCCAATCTCCTGCAGACAGAATCCCATCGACATAAACCCTTACACCTTCGAGTGCAATGCTGAGCCTGGCCTCTTTGCCATGGGACCCCTTGTTGGTGACAACTTTGTGCGTTTCTTAAAGGGTGGCGCTCTTGGCATTGCTAGCTGTTTGCGCAAGAGGCTGAAACAGAGGATTGAAAAGAACAGGAAACTGATCACAGAGGAAGAAGGGTGTGGAAGACGGGAACGAGAAGGAAGTGGGGGCAGAGGAGGAGGATTTGTCTAA